The DNA segment GCGTAGATGATATTGATGCCGGCAATGAGGAGATGTTCTATCTTCCTGCAGTGATCAAATCACGGGAAACAAATGCACTTTGCGTCGGGCTTATATTGGTGGATATTGAATCATCAGGTGAACATTGGGGAACACAGTTTATGCTGGACGGCAATTTTTATTGTGATGACAGCGAATGTATGACGGACAAAGTAAAAACCAAATTCGCTTATACATTTATCAAGATACGTTCCGTCTTTATCTACAACATTATCTTTATATGCGTTTGCATAAAGTCCGGTTTGCGGATGCTGAATGAATTCCGTGCATCGTCTGTTCTCATCACGGCTTGCTCGGTATTCCTCAACATCGCCGTCATGCTCCGCTGTCCTGTATGAATAACGGTAAAATTCCACCGCCATAGCTGTTCACCTCACATATTCATTACCGGGGCTGCCTCGGTCTGTTCATTCTGATCCGCCTGCAATTCGGTATTGCTTTCGGCAGTTTTTTGTCCGTCTGAACGCTTTTGAGACTTTTTATTCCCTGCCTTTTTTGTTTCTTTCCCCTCTTCATGGTTCTGCTCCTCCTGCTGTGTTAATTTCTGTTCGTATGCTTCAAGCACCGCACTGTGGAGATTTTCTCTTCCCTCTTTTGTAATCGGGAAACAAATATCCTCATATTTGGCTCCTGCCTTACGGGAAGGCATTGACACAAACGGACCGTCATTGCCCTCAAAAATCCTCACACCTTTTACAACAAACTCGTCATTGATGGAAACCGAGGCAACTCCCTTTAAGCTTCCGGGTTTGTTAATAAGGTTCACGCTTGCTTTGTAATTCATAAATTCTACCCCTTTCTTTTATATAACTCATCATCCACTTCTTTTAACCTTTCAC comes from the Qingrenia yutianensis genome and includes:
- a CDS encoding SpoVG family protein, producing MNYKASVNLINKPGSLKGVASVSINDEFVVKGVRIFEGNDGPFVSMPSRKAGAKYEDICFPITKEGRENLHSAVLEAYEQKLTQQEEQNHEEGKETKKAGNKKSQKRSDGQKTAESNTELQADQNEQTEAAPVMNM
- a CDS encoding DUF3849 domain-containing protein, which codes for MAVEFYRYSYRTAEHDGDVEEYRASRDENRRCTEFIQHPQTGLYANAYKDNVVDKDGTYLDKCISEFGFYFVRHTFAVITIKIAVQHKLCSPMFT